The genomic window GGCACTTCATCCGGCAGGGTTGAGGCAGCAGTATATTTCCTCGGAGAATAAACAAAGGAGAATAAATTGTCAAATTCAATATCTTTTATCAATTGCATGGTTTCTTCGAAAGCCTTTTCATCTTCACCCGGGAAGCCAACAATACAATCTCCCGTAACAGCGATATCGTGACACCTGTTTCTCAACCTACGTATTTTTTCTCTGTATTCATAGGCTGTGTAACCTCTGTTCATTAACTTTAAGAGCTTGTCTGACCCTGACTGAAAGGGCAGATGAATCTGCTCGCATAATTTTTCAACACTTCCAAGGCAGCCGATAAGCTCGTCAGACAAATCTTTCGGGTGAGAAGTAACAAACCTGATTCTCTCAATTCCTTTTATCCTGTTTATTGAATGCAGCAGTTCAGGAAAAGAGACATCATCCGTTCCAATATTGTAAGAGTTAACGTTCTGTCCGAGAAGCGTAACATCCTTAATGCCATTTTTTGCCAGCTCATCTATTTCTTCGAGGATACCGGCACTGTCCCTGCTTGCCTCTCTGCCCCTAACATATGGTACTATACAGTAACTGCAAAAATTATTACATCCTTTCATAATAGTAACAAATCTTTTAACCCCTCTGCTTACACTTTCCGCTTTTACAAACAGTGAGTGGACACATCCATTCTCGGAAAAGTCAAAGTACGGGTTTTTTTTTGACGCATGTTCAATGGCTTCCTGAACTTTATGAATATTAGAAGGCCCCAGAGAAAAATCTATGAAAGGAAGTCTGTCTGAGATAGATTCTTTTTCCATCTGGGCAATACAACCGGTTACCCCCAGAATTGTCCCGTTCACAGTTTTCATCCTCTTCAGCCTGCCCATAAGACTATAAAACTTCTGCTCTGCCTTCTCCCGGACACAGCATGTATTCACGATAACGATATCCGCCCCCTGAGCATTATCGATGTGCTCGTAATCGGCCATACGGAGAAGATGTATCATTTTCTGCGTATCGTGTTCATTCATCTGACAGCCTAATGTTTCAATATAAAATTTCACAGCCGGACTCATTCCTTGGTTAATTTTCTATAAATATTATGTTCTTACCTTAAATTTTCCTTGAAGTTTTTCCATTTTCTTTACTATTCCACCATATTCCAACTTAAACAAAGGCGCACCGGGTTTAAGACGACCACCGAGACTGCCAATATCAGCCTTGATAATAGATAATGTGGTTTTCATAAGCTCCTCTTTTTCAAAAGCTGTCTTAATATATTGATTGAGCTATTATTGCCCGTTGCATCCAAATCCAACGGCGTAACAGATGTATAACCATTCTCTACTGCATAAAAATCCGTGCCTTCTATCAAATCAAAACCGGGGCTGTTCCCGCCTATCCAGTAATATTTCCCGCCCCTCGGGTCTATTCTTTCAACTACAGCATCATTATAAAACCTTTTTCCGAGTCTTGTCACCATAAAATCTTTTATATTTTCATAGGGTATATTAGGAATGTTAATATTTAAAAATGTCCTGGCAGGGCAGGTATTGCCCTGCAGCATTCCGATAATATCTTCGGTAATTCTTACTGCATCAGCAAAACGATAATCTTCCCTCGCATTGATTGAAACAGCCAGAGAAGGTATACCCATAAAAGCCCCTTCTTTTGCAGCGGCAACAGTTCCGGAATAATTTATATCCTGACCCATATTGGGCCCCTTGTTAATTCCGGAGATAATAAAATCCGGAGGTTGAGAGAGCAGCACCTTGAGTCCAAGCAAAATACAATCAACAGGCGTTCCGTTTGAAGCAAACAGCCTGTCCCCTAATTCCTTCACCCTTAAAGGTTTATGTATGGTAATCGCATGTCCTACACATGTTCTTTCTCTTTCAGGCGCCACAACATATACATCATGCTGCTTCAGCAGGCGTTCCCTGAGCAACATGAGCCCCTCTGAGTAAATACCGTCATC from Pseudomonadota bacterium includes these protein-coding regions:
- the miaB gene encoding tRNA (N6-isopentenyl adenosine(37)-C2)-methylthiotransferase MiaB gives rise to the protein MKFYIETLGCQMNEHDTQKMIHLLRMADYEHIDNAQGADIVIVNTCCVREKAEQKFYSLMGRLKRMKTVNGTILGVTGCIAQMEKESISDRLPFIDFSLGPSNIHKVQEAIEHASKKNPYFDFSENGCVHSLFVKAESVSRGVKRFVTIMKGCNNFCSYCIVPYVRGREASRDSAGILEEIDELAKNGIKDVTLLGQNVNSYNIGTDDVSFPELLHSINRIKGIERIRFVTSHPKDLSDELIGCLGSVEKLCEQIHLPFQSGSDKLLKLMNRGYTAYEYREKIRRLRNRCHDIAVTGDCIVGFPGEDEKAFEETMQLIKDIEFDNLFSFVYSPRKYTAASTLPDEVPRDTALKRLKHLQETQKAITLKKNRAMEGSIAEVLVEGLSRNSGKDVTGRTRTNKIINFAGDEGMVGKLIHVEIVKGYANSLKGELKK
- the surE gene encoding 5'/3'-nucleotidase SurE, which codes for MQILLTNDDGIYSEGLMLLRERLLKQHDVYVVAPERERTCVGHAITIHKPLRVKELGDRLFASNGTPVDCILLGLKVLLSQPPDFIISGINKGPNMGQDINYSGTVAAAKEGAFMGIPSLAVSINAREDYRFADAVRITEDIIGMLQGNTCPARTFLNINIPNIPYENIKDFMVTRLGKRFYNDAVVERIDPRGGKYYWIGGNSPGFDLIEGTDFYAVENGYTSVTPLDLDATGNNSSINILRQLLKKRSL